From Coffea arabica cultivar ET-39 chromosome 2e, Coffea Arabica ET-39 HiFi, whole genome shotgun sequence, the proteins below share one genomic window:
- the LOC113731903 gene encoding ATP phosphoribosyltransferase 2, chloroplastic gives MSAIQSLSPQFLYSSASVTVKFSVKFTVSRCSLAPSPVTVANENAEKRPQERNEIRLGVPSKGRMAADTLDLLKDCQLSVKQVNPRQYVAEIPQIPNLEVWFQRPKDVVRKLVSGDLDLGMVGLDTVHEYGQGDEDLIIIHDALDFGDCRLSLAIPKYGIFENVNSIKDLAQMPQWTPERPLRVATGFTYMGPKFMKEVGLKYVTFSTADGALEAAPAMGIADAIVDLVSSGTTLRENNLKEIEGGVILESQAVLVASRKSLVQRKGVLDVTHEMLERFEAHLRASGQFTVTANMRGSSAEEVADRVLSQPSLSGLQGPTVSPVFSKGGGVLPDYYAMVICVPKRALYKSVQQLRAIGGSGVLVSPLTYIFDEETPRWRELLSKLGL, from the exons atgTCAGCTATCCAATCACTATCTCCGCAGTTTCTTTATTCTTCAGCTTCTGTTACTGTTAAATTTTCAGTAAAATTTACCGTCTCGCGTTGTTCATTGGCGCCTTCACCAGTTACTGTGGCAAATGAAAATGCCGAGAAAAGGCCGcaggaaagaaatgaaattcGCCTCGGCGTGCCGAGTAAAGGTCGTATGGCCGCCGACACTCTCGATCTTCTCAAG GATTGTCAATTGTCGGTGAAGCAAGTAAATCCACGGCAGTATGTCGCGGAAATTCCTCAG ATCCCGAACTTAGAAGTTTGGTTTCAGCGGCCAAAAGATGTTGTAAGAAAATTAGTGTCTGGAGACCTTGACCTTGGTATGGTTGGTCTTGATACAGTTCATGAATATGGTCAG GGGGATGAAGATCTCATCATCATTCACGATGCTCTAGATTTTGGAGATTGCCGTCTATCCCTAGCT aTACCCAAGTATGGGATTTTTGAAAATGTGAATTCCATAAAGGATCTTGCACAAATGCCACAATGGACACCTGAGAGACCCTTGAGAGTTGCCACTGGCTTCACCTAT ATGGGTCCTAAATTTATGAAAGAGGTTGGATTAAAGTATGTAACCTTTTCAACAGCTGATGGAGCCCTAGAAGCAGCTCCTGCA ATGGGGATCGCTGATGCTATAGTGGATCTTGTAAGCAGTGGAACTACTTTGAGAGAAaacaatttgaaagaaattgaagGCGGAGTTATTTTGGAAAGTCAG GCTGTTCTCGTTGCTAGCAGAAAGTCATTGGTCCAGAGAAAAGGCGTGCTTGATGTAACTCATGAAATGCTTGAAAGATTTGAGGCACACTTGAGGGCTAGCGGTCAGTTCACG GTAACTGCCAATATGAGGGGAAGTAGTGCAGAGGAAGTAGCTGATCGAGTACTAAGCCAACCATCATTATCTGGTTTGCAG GGACCCACTGTAAGTCCAGTTTTCAGCAAAGGCGGGGGGGTACTGCCTGATTATTATGCTATGGTTATATGTGTACCAAAGAGAGCACTATACAAGTCCGTTCAACAGCTGAGGGCG ATTGGAGGCAGTGGTGTCTTGGTTTCTCCCCTGACCTATATCTTTGATGAGGAGACTCCCAGATGGCGCGAGCTTCTTTCAAAATTGGGGCTTTAG
- the LOC140036855 gene encoding protein EI24 homolog isoform X1, whose protein sequence is MESLGPPMATLRAKSKQASLLWLEGLREACCLHRVVIYCLRSRELTIRTGQCFLLNGFIFLGSILTLKAVIIPVLQWILPNQCPDKHSLESCPFGGTLRFYSFLRLGLVQFFYVFWFYPLYILSYILSTLWYNDIAKYGFFAITNYGHAGEESDNELQSPTLQSRSHADKPMDLEGIMIGIAEQVYSVLLLSFFFFQVYVTGFIPYIGKAINFLLLSWMYAYYCFDYKWNLSGLSLGKRLDFFESNWAFFAGFGCPCILAIFFFSPLVSYGVMAILYPLPQAQKLTKLLLFQEDNGKVLDWEGFQYFLLLITHQILQFKLQIKLQYVIGCESCLSSLGSHIRNSWTRHSEDLTNVIHILISLVR, encoded by the exons ATGGAAAGCCTCGGCCCTCCGATGGCCACTCTCAGAGCAAAATCGAAGCAGGCGTCGCTGCTATGGCTGGAAGGTCTCCGAGAAGCCTGCTGTCTTCACCGTGTCGTAATCTACTGTCTTAG GTCGAGGGAGCTTACGATCCGTACTGGCCAGTGTTTTCTCTTAAATGGCTTCATCTTTCTAGGAAG TATATTAACACTAAAAGCAGTGATAATCCCAGTGCTGCAATGGATACTACCCAATCAGTGCCCAGACAAACATTCTCTAGAATCATGCCCATTTGGGGGTACTTTGAGATTTTATTCCTTCTTACGCCTAGGACTTGTACAGTTCTTCTAT GTATTCTGGTTCTACCCCCTGTATATACTAAGTTATATTCTTAGCACCCTATG GTATAATGACATTGCTAAGTATGGATTTTTTGCCATCACGAACTATGGCCATGCTGGTGAAGAATCAGACAATGAACTGCAGTCACCAACTCTGCAGAGTAGGAGTCATGCTGATAAACCAATGGACCTCGAGGG GATTATGATTGGCATAGCTGAACAGGTCTACTCAGTACTCCTATtaagtttcttcttcttccag GTTTATGTTACTGGATTTATTCCCTATATTGGAAAGGCAATAAATTTTTTGCTTCTTTCTTGGATGTATGCTTACTATTGTTTTGA CTACAAATGGAATCTTTCGGGATTGAGTCTGGGCAAGAGGCTGGACTTTTTTGAATCGAACTGGGCATTTTTTGCtggttttg GATGCCCTTGTATTCTAGCTATATTCTTTTTCTCTCCTCTGGTTAGCTATGGAGTTATGGCTATACTCTACCCACTT CCACAGGCTCAGAAGCTGACAAAATTATTGCTCTTCCAAGAAGACAATGGGAAGGTTTTGGATTGGGAAGGCTTCCAATATTTTTTGCTGCTGATTACGCATC AGATTTTACAGTTCAAACTTCAAATAAAGCTGCAATATGTGATAG GTTGCGAGTCCTGTCTTTCTTCCCTAGGAAGTCACATCAGAAATAGCTGGACAAGGCACTCTGAGGACCTAACTAATGTGATACACATCTTGATCA GTCTAGTCAGATAA
- the LOC113731902 gene encoding probable magnesium transporter NIPA4 isoform X2, with amino-acid sequence MQINVIVGEIANFAAYAFAPAILVTPLGALSIIISAVLAHIILREKLHTFGILGCALCVVGSTTIVLHAPQERAIESVAEVWQLATEPAFLFYAAVVIIAVLILIFHYIPEYGQTHILFYIGVCSLVGSLSVMSVKALGIALKLTLSGMNQLVYPQTWFFTLVVMVCVITQMNYLNKALDTFNTAVVSPIYYVMFTSFTILASVIMFKDWDRQNPTQIVTEMCGFVTILSGTFLLHKTKDMADSSTPSSLRLSKHTDEEDGFGQEGIPLRRQDSLRT; translated from the exons ATGCAGATTAATG TGATTGTAGGAGAGATTGCTAATTTTGCAGCTTATGCATTTGCACCTGCTATTTTAGTGACTCCCCTTGGTGCACTTAGTATTATTATCAG TGCTGTGCTTGCGCACATAATTTTACGAGAGAAGCTACATACTTTTGGAATTCTTGGTTGTGCCTTGTGCGTTGTGGGTTCCACAACAATTGTACTCCATGCTCCTCAGGAACGTGCAATTGAATCTGTTGCAGAAGTATGGCAGCTAGCTACTGAACCAG CCTTTCTCTTCTATGCAGCTGTGGTTATAATAGCTGTCCTGATCCTTATATTTCATTATATCCCTGAATATGGACAGACTCACATACTGTTTTATATCGGAGTGTGTTCGCTAGTTGGATCTTTATCG GTCATGAGTGTCAAAGCACTCGGAATTGCTCTGAAGCTAACGCTATCAGGAATGAATCAACTTGTATATCCACAGACGTGGTTCTTTACTTTGGTGGTGATGGTTTGTGTCATTACCCAAATGAACTATTTGAATAAG GCACTTGACACATTCAACACGGCTGTTGTTTCGCCTATCTATTACGTTATGTTTACATCCTTTACTATATTGGCTAGCGTGATCATGTTCAAG GATTGGGATAGGCAGAATCCAACTCAAATAGTGACAGAGATGTGTGGATTTGTTACAATTCTTTCTGGGACCTTTCTTcttcataaaacaaaagacatgGCGGACA GTTCTACACCTTCATCGTTGCGGCTTTCCAAGCACACTGATGAGGAGGATGGTTTTGGCCAAGAAGGCATCCCTCTGAGGCGGCAGGATTCACTCAGAACATAa
- the LOC113731902 gene encoding probable magnesium transporter NIPA4 isoform X1 produces MAAEGVSAAADAASRSLTDSYKGMSSDNIKGLVLALSSSLFIGASFIVKKKGLKKAGASGIRAGVGGYSYLYEPLWWVGMITMIVGEIANFAAYAFAPAILVTPLGALSIIISAVLAHIILREKLHTFGILGCALCVVGSTTIVLHAPQERAIESVAEVWQLATEPAFLFYAAVVIIAVLILIFHYIPEYGQTHILFYIGVCSLVGSLSVMSVKALGIALKLTLSGMNQLVYPQTWFFTLVVMVCVITQMNYLNKALDTFNTAVVSPIYYVMFTSFTILASVIMFKDWDRQNPTQIVTEMCGFVTILSGTFLLHKTKDMADSSTPSSLRLSKHTDEEDGFGQEGIPLRRQDSLRT; encoded by the exons ATGGCAGCAGAAGGGGTGTCTGCTGCTGCTGATGCGGCTTCGCGCAGCTTGACAGACTCGTACAAGGGCATGTCCTCCGATAATATTAAAGGGCTAGTTCTTGCATTGTCTTCCAGTCTCTTTATTGGAGCTAGCTTCATCGTTAAGAAAAAGGGTTTAAAGAAAGCTGGGGCTTCCGGCATCAGGGCTG GAGTTGGAGGATATTCGTACCTATATGAACCACTTTGGTGGGTGGGCATGATAACAA TGATTGTAGGAGAGATTGCTAATTTTGCAGCTTATGCATTTGCACCTGCTATTTTAGTGACTCCCCTTGGTGCACTTAGTATTATTATCAG TGCTGTGCTTGCGCACATAATTTTACGAGAGAAGCTACATACTTTTGGAATTCTTGGTTGTGCCTTGTGCGTTGTGGGTTCCACAACAATTGTACTCCATGCTCCTCAGGAACGTGCAATTGAATCTGTTGCAGAAGTATGGCAGCTAGCTACTGAACCAG CCTTTCTCTTCTATGCAGCTGTGGTTATAATAGCTGTCCTGATCCTTATATTTCATTATATCCCTGAATATGGACAGACTCACATACTGTTTTATATCGGAGTGTGTTCGCTAGTTGGATCTTTATCG GTCATGAGTGTCAAAGCACTCGGAATTGCTCTGAAGCTAACGCTATCAGGAATGAATCAACTTGTATATCCACAGACGTGGTTCTTTACTTTGGTGGTGATGGTTTGTGTCATTACCCAAATGAACTATTTGAATAAG GCACTTGACACATTCAACACGGCTGTTGTTTCGCCTATCTATTACGTTATGTTTACATCCTTTACTATATTGGCTAGCGTGATCATGTTCAAG GATTGGGATAGGCAGAATCCAACTCAAATAGTGACAGAGATGTGTGGATTTGTTACAATTCTTTCTGGGACCTTTCTTcttcataaaacaaaagacatgGCGGACA GTTCTACACCTTCATCGTTGCGGCTTTCCAAGCACACTGATGAGGAGGATGGTTTTGGCCAAGAAGGCATCCCTCTGAGGCGGCAGGATTCACTCAGAACATAa
- the LOC140036855 gene encoding protein EI24 homolog isoform X4: MESLGPPMATLRAKSKQASLLWLEGLREACCLHRVVIYCLRSRELTIRTGQCFLLNGFIFLGSILTLKAVIIPVLQWILPNQCPDKHSLESCPFGGTLRFYSFLRLGLVQFFYVFWFYPLYILSYILSTLWYNDIAKYGFFAITNYGHAGEESDNELQSPTLQSRSHADKPMDLEGIMIGIAEQVYSVLLLSFFFFQVYVTGFIPYIGKAINFLLLSWMYAYYCFDYKWNLSGLSLGKRLDFFESNWAFFAGFGCPCILAIFFFSPLVSYGVMAILYPLPQAQKLTKLLLFQEDNGKVLDWEGFQYFLLLITHRCESCLSSLGSHIRNSWTRHSEDLTNVIHILIMQV; this comes from the exons ATGGAAAGCCTCGGCCCTCCGATGGCCACTCTCAGAGCAAAATCGAAGCAGGCGTCGCTGCTATGGCTGGAAGGTCTCCGAGAAGCCTGCTGTCTTCACCGTGTCGTAATCTACTGTCTTAG GTCGAGGGAGCTTACGATCCGTACTGGCCAGTGTTTTCTCTTAAATGGCTTCATCTTTCTAGGAAG TATATTAACACTAAAAGCAGTGATAATCCCAGTGCTGCAATGGATACTACCCAATCAGTGCCCAGACAAACATTCTCTAGAATCATGCCCATTTGGGGGTACTTTGAGATTTTATTCCTTCTTACGCCTAGGACTTGTACAGTTCTTCTAT GTATTCTGGTTCTACCCCCTGTATATACTAAGTTATATTCTTAGCACCCTATG GTATAATGACATTGCTAAGTATGGATTTTTTGCCATCACGAACTATGGCCATGCTGGTGAAGAATCAGACAATGAACTGCAGTCACCAACTCTGCAGAGTAGGAGTCATGCTGATAAACCAATGGACCTCGAGGG GATTATGATTGGCATAGCTGAACAGGTCTACTCAGTACTCCTATtaagtttcttcttcttccag GTTTATGTTACTGGATTTATTCCCTATATTGGAAAGGCAATAAATTTTTTGCTTCTTTCTTGGATGTATGCTTACTATTGTTTTGA CTACAAATGGAATCTTTCGGGATTGAGTCTGGGCAAGAGGCTGGACTTTTTTGAATCGAACTGGGCATTTTTTGCtggttttg GATGCCCTTGTATTCTAGCTATATTCTTTTTCTCTCCTCTGGTTAGCTATGGAGTTATGGCTATACTCTACCCACTT CCACAGGCTCAGAAGCTGACAAAATTATTGCTCTTCCAAGAAGACAATGGGAAGGTTTTGGATTGGGAAGGCTTCCAATATTTTTTGCTGCTGATTACGCATC GTTGCGAGTCCTGTCTTTCTTCCCTAGGAAGTCACATCAGAAATAGCTGGACAAGGCACTCTGAGGACCTAACTAATGTGATACACATCTTGATCA TGCAGGTCTAG
- the LOC140036855 gene encoding protein EI24 homolog isoform X3, with the protein MESLGPPMATLRAKSKQASLLWLEGLREACCLHRVVIYCLRSRELTIRTGQCFLLNGFIFLGSILTLKAVIIPVLQWILPNQCPDKHSLESCPFGGTLRFYSFLRLGLVQFFYVFWFYPLYILSYILSTLWYNDIAKYGFFAITNYGHAGEESDNELQSPTLQSRSHADKPMDLEGIMIGIAEQVYSVLLLSFFFFQVYVTGFIPYIGKAINFLLLSWMYAYYCFDYKWNLSGLSLGKRLDFFESNWAFFAGFGCPCILAIFFFSPLVSYGVMAILYPLPQAQKLTKLLLFQEDNGKVLDWEGFQYFLLLITHRCESCLSSLGSHIRNSWTRHSEDLTNVIHILISLVR; encoded by the exons ATGGAAAGCCTCGGCCCTCCGATGGCCACTCTCAGAGCAAAATCGAAGCAGGCGTCGCTGCTATGGCTGGAAGGTCTCCGAGAAGCCTGCTGTCTTCACCGTGTCGTAATCTACTGTCTTAG GTCGAGGGAGCTTACGATCCGTACTGGCCAGTGTTTTCTCTTAAATGGCTTCATCTTTCTAGGAAG TATATTAACACTAAAAGCAGTGATAATCCCAGTGCTGCAATGGATACTACCCAATCAGTGCCCAGACAAACATTCTCTAGAATCATGCCCATTTGGGGGTACTTTGAGATTTTATTCCTTCTTACGCCTAGGACTTGTACAGTTCTTCTAT GTATTCTGGTTCTACCCCCTGTATATACTAAGTTATATTCTTAGCACCCTATG GTATAATGACATTGCTAAGTATGGATTTTTTGCCATCACGAACTATGGCCATGCTGGTGAAGAATCAGACAATGAACTGCAGTCACCAACTCTGCAGAGTAGGAGTCATGCTGATAAACCAATGGACCTCGAGGG GATTATGATTGGCATAGCTGAACAGGTCTACTCAGTACTCCTATtaagtttcttcttcttccag GTTTATGTTACTGGATTTATTCCCTATATTGGAAAGGCAATAAATTTTTTGCTTCTTTCTTGGATGTATGCTTACTATTGTTTTGA CTACAAATGGAATCTTTCGGGATTGAGTCTGGGCAAGAGGCTGGACTTTTTTGAATCGAACTGGGCATTTTTTGCtggttttg GATGCCCTTGTATTCTAGCTATATTCTTTTTCTCTCCTCTGGTTAGCTATGGAGTTATGGCTATACTCTACCCACTT CCACAGGCTCAGAAGCTGACAAAATTATTGCTCTTCCAAGAAGACAATGGGAAGGTTTTGGATTGGGAAGGCTTCCAATATTTTTTGCTGCTGATTACGCATC GTTGCGAGTCCTGTCTTTCTTCCCTAGGAAGTCACATCAGAAATAGCTGGACAAGGCACTCTGAGGACCTAACTAATGTGATACACATCTTGATCA GTCTAGTCAGATAA
- the LOC140036855 gene encoding protein EI24 homolog isoform X2 yields the protein MESLGPPMATLRAKSKQASLLWLEGLREACCLHRVVIYCLRSRELTIRTGQCFLLNGFIFLGSILTLKAVIIPVLQWILPNQCPDKHSLESCPFGGTLRFYSFLRLGLVQFFYVFWFYPLYILSYILSTLWYNDIAKYGFFAITNYGHAGEESDNELQSPTLQSRSHADKPMDLEGIMIGIAEQVYSVLLLSFFFFQVYVTGFIPYIGKAINFLLLSWMYAYYCFDYKWNLSGLSLGKRLDFFESNWAFFAGFGCPCILAIFFFSPLVSYGVMAILYPLPQAQKLTKLLLFQEDNGKVLDWEGFQYFLLLITHQILQFKLQIKLQYVIGCESCLSSLGSHIRNSWTRHSEDLTNVIHILIMQV from the exons ATGGAAAGCCTCGGCCCTCCGATGGCCACTCTCAGAGCAAAATCGAAGCAGGCGTCGCTGCTATGGCTGGAAGGTCTCCGAGAAGCCTGCTGTCTTCACCGTGTCGTAATCTACTGTCTTAG GTCGAGGGAGCTTACGATCCGTACTGGCCAGTGTTTTCTCTTAAATGGCTTCATCTTTCTAGGAAG TATATTAACACTAAAAGCAGTGATAATCCCAGTGCTGCAATGGATACTACCCAATCAGTGCCCAGACAAACATTCTCTAGAATCATGCCCATTTGGGGGTACTTTGAGATTTTATTCCTTCTTACGCCTAGGACTTGTACAGTTCTTCTAT GTATTCTGGTTCTACCCCCTGTATATACTAAGTTATATTCTTAGCACCCTATG GTATAATGACATTGCTAAGTATGGATTTTTTGCCATCACGAACTATGGCCATGCTGGTGAAGAATCAGACAATGAACTGCAGTCACCAACTCTGCAGAGTAGGAGTCATGCTGATAAACCAATGGACCTCGAGGG GATTATGATTGGCATAGCTGAACAGGTCTACTCAGTACTCCTATtaagtttcttcttcttccag GTTTATGTTACTGGATTTATTCCCTATATTGGAAAGGCAATAAATTTTTTGCTTCTTTCTTGGATGTATGCTTACTATTGTTTTGA CTACAAATGGAATCTTTCGGGATTGAGTCTGGGCAAGAGGCTGGACTTTTTTGAATCGAACTGGGCATTTTTTGCtggttttg GATGCCCTTGTATTCTAGCTATATTCTTTTTCTCTCCTCTGGTTAGCTATGGAGTTATGGCTATACTCTACCCACTT CCACAGGCTCAGAAGCTGACAAAATTATTGCTCTTCCAAGAAGACAATGGGAAGGTTTTGGATTGGGAAGGCTTCCAATATTTTTTGCTGCTGATTACGCATC AGATTTTACAGTTCAAACTTCAAATAAAGCTGCAATATGTGATAG GTTGCGAGTCCTGTCTTTCTTCCCTAGGAAGTCACATCAGAAATAGCTGGACAAGGCACTCTGAGGACCTAACTAATGTGATACACATCTTGATCA TGCAGGTCTAG